The sequence TTGGCGAGTTCAAATTTCGCTTTCGGCGTCGAAAGAACGCCTTCGGCTGTCATCGTCGCAACCGGAAACCAAGCGCAAATCGCAATCAAAAATGTCGCCGCCAAAAACGAAGTCGGAAAAAGCGTCAAAGCAAAAGGCATCCACGCAACCGCAGGAATTACCCCGCTCACATTTAAAATCGGATTTACCCAATAACGAAATTTCGGAAACCATCCAATCAAAACTCCCGTGAGAATTCCCAAAAGAACACCGCTTAAAAATCCCGCAAAGAAAAGCCGAATCGAATACAGCGTATTTTGCAAAACAAAAGCGCCATCGCCTAAGAACGCATCGAGAATCACCGCGGGGCCCGGGAAAAACGGCTGCGGCAAAATCAAAAATTTCGTTCCCAACAAATCCCAGAGCGCAAGAAAAATTCCCAACGCAAAACGAAACTGCGCATGCGAATTAAACTTTTGAATTTTATAACGCGGAACTTTTCTCACATATAAAACAATCGTCGCCACCGCATAATACACGATAATCAACGCCAAAACAAATCGATACGCATCGTTATCGTTAATCAAAAATCCAAAGTAATCATACGATTTCAAATTCACGCCTTGGGCAACTTGCGGCACAAAGGCGTTTACCAAAATCGCAATCAAAAATCCAAGAATACTCAGCACAAAACTTTTCACAATCCAACTCCGTCCAGTTTCAAAAAATTTTTAGGCAAAAAATTCCTAACGTTAC comes from Hallerella porci and encodes:
- a CDS encoding ABC transporter permease, with the translated sequence MKSFVLSILGFLIAILVNAFVPQVAQGVNLKSYDYFGFLINDNDAYRFVLALIIVYYAVATIVLYVRKVPRYKIQKFNSHAQFRFALGIFLALWDLLGTKFLILPQPFFPGPAVILDAFLGDGAFVLQNTLYSIRLFFAGFLSGVLLGILTGVLIGWFPKFRYWVNPILNVSGVIPAVAWMPFALTLFPTSFLAATFLIAICAWFPVATMTAEGVLSTPKAKFELAKTFGANSFFQIFHVAIPHAMPQIFTGITTASAFSFTTLVMAEMMGQPGGLGYYINTSKVWSAYYKVFAAILVMAILFGAILKVVSAIQNYVLRYQKGIVR